A single Methanocaldococcus bathoardescens DNA region contains:
- a CDS encoding DHH family phosphoesterase, which yields MIEKVKEIEKVTKAIKEKILNHYGYIRVITHHDTDGLSSGGILAKMLMRTNKLFHLTVVEHLSKEVIEKLTKENEVNKPLFIFADMGSGQIEDIIKHNFNAIILDHHPPIIEESFVNENIIQLNPHIFGVDGAREITASGVCYLVAREFGYYDLSVLAIAGIIGDMQYNPLLGLNKFIVNEAREYRYVKIMSDIIYNIYNVEMHKAIAYCTKPYIPELASEVKAFKFLKDIGIDPNKKELDDSDRKKLLSAIVFKYPKIENLMIDRYLIEHKIRDAFLLSEMLNAVGRNGLFAVGIGICLEDNECIKIGNEILWEYKKNLINELKNVKLKKLDNICYFEGKKGMIGVIASILVDDKPVVGYHIEGDIAKFSARGNRELVNKGLNLSVAMSIAKKFGGSGGGHDVASGAVVPKDKVKEFLKRVDEIIGEQLRR from the coding sequence ATGATTGAAAAAGTTAAAGAAATAGAAAAAGTAACTAAAGCCATTAAAGAGAAGATATTGAACCACTACGGATATATTAGAGTTATAACTCATCACGATACGGATGGATTGAGTAGTGGAGGAATATTGGCTAAGATGCTGATGAGGACAAACAAATTATTTCATTTAACTGTTGTTGAACATCTATCTAAGGAGGTTATTGAAAAATTAACTAAGGAAAATGAAGTAAATAAACCACTTTTTATATTTGCAGATATGGGTAGTGGGCAGATAGAGGATATAATAAAACACAACTTTAATGCAATAATCTTAGACCATCATCCACCAATTATAGAAGAGAGTTTTGTCAATGAAAATATTATTCAACTAAACCCACACATTTTTGGAGTAGATGGAGCGAGGGAAATAACAGCAAGTGGAGTTTGTTATTTAGTGGCGAGAGAATTTGGCTATTATGATTTAAGCGTCTTAGCAATAGCTGGAATTATTGGAGATATGCAATACAACCCTCTTTTAGGATTAAACAAGTTTATAGTGAATGAGGCGAGAGAGTATAGATACGTTAAGATAATGAGTGATATAATTTACAACATATACAACGTAGAGATGCATAAGGCAATTGCATATTGCACTAAACCATATATCCCAGAGTTAGCTTCTGAAGTAAAAGCATTTAAGTTTTTAAAAGACATTGGTATAGACCCAAATAAAAAAGAATTAGATGATTCTGATAGAAAAAAGCTTTTATCGGCAATAGTCTTCAAATATCCTAAAATTGAAAACTTGATGATTGATAGGTATTTAATTGAGCATAAAATTAGAGACGCTTTTTTATTATCAGAGATGTTAAATGCTGTTGGTAGAAATGGGTTATTTGCTGTAGGTATTGGTATATGCTTAGAAGATAATGAGTGTATAAAAATAGGTAATGAAATTTTATGGGAATATAAAAAGAATCTAATTAATGAGCTTAAAAATGTTAAACTAAAAAAATTAGATAACATTTGTTATTTTGAAGGTAAAAAAGGGATGATTGGAGTTATTGCCTCTATATTGGTTGATGATAAACCAGTTGTTGGTTATCATATTGAAGGGGATATAGCAAAATTCTCTGCGAGGGGGAATAGAGAGCTTGTAAATAAGGGCTTAAATTTAAGTGTTGCTATGTCTATTGCAAAAAAATTTGGTGGTAGTGGAGGAGGACATGATGTAGCCTCTGGAGCAGTAGTTCCAAAAGATAAAGTGAAAGAATTTTTAAAGAGAGTGGATGAGATTATTGGAGAGCAGTTAAGGAGATAA
- a CDS encoding NfeD family protein, protein MDIGYIFILAGFLVMALEAVIPGLYFPAWGVALLIYGIFLLIIPQYAFISSIIAGILTIIILHKFVYGVGKEIKVGAERFVGKIGIAIGDFEENGYGRVEIENQIWLAKSEDKIKNGDKVEIVGVEGVSLIVKKFEGE, encoded by the coding sequence ATGGATATTGGTTATATCTTTATATTGGCAGGGTTTTTGGTAATGGCATTAGAAGCTGTGATTCCAGGGCTGTATTTTCCTGCGTGGGGGGTGGCTCTATTAATATATGGGATATTTTTGTTAATAATTCCACAATATGCATTTATTTCTTCAATAATTGCTGGAATTTTAACTATAATTATCCTACACAAATTTGTCTATGGCGTAGGAAAAGAAATAAAAGTGGGGGCTGAAAGGTTTGTTGGAAAGATTGGGATAGCAATAGGGGATTTTGAAGAAAATGGCTATGGGAGGGTTGAGATAGAAAATCAAATATGGTTAGCAAAATCTGAAGATAAAATAAAGAATGGAGATAAAGTTGAAATTGTTGGGGTTGAAGGGGTCTCACTAATAGTCAAAAAGTTTGAAGGTGAATAA
- a CDS encoding peptidylprolyl isomerase: MVEKGKMVKISYDGYVDGKLFDTTNEELAKKEGIYNPAIVYGPVAIFAGEGQVLPGLDEVILEMDVGEEREVVLPPEKAFGKRDPSKIKLVPLSEFKKRGIKPIKGLPITIDGMPGKIVSINSGRVLVDFNHELAGKEVKYRIKIEEIIEDKKDIVKEIVKMYVPRLGDVKVTIRNGTVKIELPEFAPFIPNIQTAKMAIANEILKRLEDAEKVNFVETFERKKENKEEKTEEKNE, translated from the coding sequence ATGGTAGAAAAAGGAAAAATGGTAAAGATTAGCTATGACGGATACGTTGATGGAAAACTCTTTGATACAACTAATGAAGAATTGGCTAAAAAAGAAGGCATTTATAATCCTGCAATAGTTTATGGTCCTGTTGCTATTTTTGCCGGGGAAGGGCAAGTATTGCCAGGATTAGATGAAGTTATATTAGAGATGGATGTTGGAGAAGAGAGGGAAGTTGTTTTACCTCCAGAAAAAGCATTTGGTAAGAGAGATCCATCAAAAATAAAATTAGTTCCATTATCAGAATTTAAAAAGAGAGGAATTAAGCCAATAAAAGGATTACCTATAACCATAGATGGAATGCCAGGAAAAATTGTTAGTATAAACAGTGGAAGAGTTTTAGTTGATTTTAACCATGAATTAGCTGGAAAAGAAGTAAAATATAGAATAAAAATAGAGGAAATTATTGAAGATAAAAAGGATATAGTAAAAGAAATTGTAAAGATGTATGTTCCAAGATTGGGTGATGTAAAAGTAACTATTAGAAATGGAACAGTTAAAATAGAATTGCCAGAATTTGCTCCATTCATCCCAAACATCCAAACAGCTAAGATGGCTATTGCCAATGAAATATTGAAGAGATTAGAAGATGCTGAAAAAGTTAACTTTGTTGAAACATTTGAAAGAAAAAAAGAGAATAAAGAAGAAAAAACTGAAGAAAAGAATGAATAA
- the prf1 gene encoding peptide chain release factor aRF-1 — protein sequence MASNDSKQLYLFKKMLKELKTKKGKGTELISLYIPAGRRISDVAQHLREEMSQASNIKSKSTRKNVQSAIEAILQRLKLLKEPLEKGVVIFAGMVPRNGPGTEKMETYVIEPPEPIKTYIYRCDSEFYLEPLEEFLEDKDAYGVILVDRNEATIALVKGRNINILKKLTSGVPGKFKAGGQSARRLERLIDLAAHEFLQRVGQKANEQFLPLLQEKKLRGILVGGPGHTKNEFVEGDYLHHELKKIVLDTFDLCYTEEFGIRELLEKAAPLLKDVELMKEREAVQRFLKELIKEDGGLACYGEKEVLEALMMGAVDTLIVSEELEKYKVKIACNNCDYLEEKTVTKLELIKLEEELKNAQCPKCGGALSIVEEKDYIEYLSELCEQSGAKLITVSSETEEGAMILNAFKGIAAILRYKIHQ from the coding sequence ATGGCATCAAATGATTCAAAACAATTATATTTATTTAAAAAGATGTTAAAAGAACTAAAAACAAAAAAAGGTAAGGGGACTGAACTTATTAGCCTTTATATTCCAGCAGGTAGAAGAATATCTGATGTAGCTCAGCATTTAAGGGAAGAGATGTCACAGGCATCAAACATTAAAAGTAAAAGTACAAGAAAAAATGTTCAATCAGCAATAGAAGCAATTTTGCAGAGATTAAAGCTATTGAAAGAACCTTTAGAGAAAGGAGTTGTTATATTTGCTGGAATGGTTCCAAGAAATGGGCCAGGAACAGAAAAAATGGAAACTTATGTTATAGAACCACCAGAACCAATAAAAACATACATCTATAGGTGTGATTCAGAATTTTACTTAGAACCATTAGAAGAGTTTTTAGAAGATAAAGATGCGTATGGAGTTATATTGGTTGATAGAAACGAGGCAACAATAGCGTTAGTTAAAGGTAGAAACATAAATATCTTAAAAAAACTAACAAGTGGAGTACCTGGAAAGTTTAAAGCAGGAGGACAGTCAGCAAGAAGATTAGAAAGGCTTATAGATTTAGCCGCTCATGAGTTCTTGCAGAGAGTAGGGCAGAAAGCAAATGAGCAATTCCTTCCATTATTACAAGAGAAAAAACTTAGGGGAATTTTAGTTGGAGGACCTGGCCATACTAAAAACGAGTTTGTTGAAGGAGATTACTTACATCATGAACTTAAAAAGATTGTATTGGATACATTTGATTTATGCTATACAGAAGAGTTTGGTATAAGGGAGCTTTTAGAGAAAGCAGCCCCATTATTGAAAGATGTTGAGTTGATGAAAGAGAGAGAAGCTGTTCAGAGATTTTTAAAGGAATTAATTAAAGAGGATGGAGGATTGGCATGCTATGGTGAAAAAGAGGTTTTAGAAGCTTTAATGATGGGAGCTGTTGATACTTTAATTGTTTCTGAAGAATTAGAGAAATATAAGGTAAAGATAGCATGTAATAACTGTGATTACTTAGAAGAAAAAACAGTTACAAAACTTGAACTTATTAAATTGGAAGAGGAGCTTAAAAATGCACAATGTCCAAAATGTGGAGGAGCTTTAAGTATTGTTGAAGAAAAAGATTATATTGAATATCTTTCAGAGTTATGTGAGCAGAGCGGGGCTAAACTTATAACTGTCTCTTCAGAAACAGAAGAAGGAGCTATGATTTTAAATGCATTTAAGGGAATAGCTGCTATATTGAGATACAAGATTCATCAATAA
- the moaA gene encoding GTP 3',8-cyclase MoaA — protein MRDRFGREIRSFRISVTNKCNLQCFYCHKEGHNSDNNRYMTAEEIGIIAKTSTKFGVRKIKISGGEPLLRKDICEIIENIRDEKIKDISLTTNGILLEHLADKLKDAGLNRVNVSLDTLNPELYKKITKFEDVERVINGIKKAIDVGLTPLKVNFLAMSLNIKDLQNIMEFCRDVGAILQIIEFIPLKETLKKYYYDISSIENEIKEKADKVITRKFMQNRKKYIVDGLEIEFVRPMDNSEFCMHCTRIRLTYDGYLKPCLLRDDNLVDILTPLRKGENLESYFVECINRREPYFKL, from the coding sequence ATGAGAGATAGATTTGGTAGAGAAATTAGGTCTTTTAGAATTTCTGTAACCAATAAATGCAATTTACAGTGCTTTTATTGCCATAAAGAGGGACATAATTCAGATAATAACAGATACATGACAGCTGAAGAAATTGGAATTATAGCTAAGACATCAACAAAATTTGGTGTTAGAAAGATAAAAATTTCTGGTGGTGAGCCGTTATTAAGGAAAGATATTTGTGAAATCATTGAAAATATTAGAGATGAAAAAATAAAAGATATTTCTTTAACAACTAATGGAATCCTTTTAGAACATTTAGCTGATAAACTTAAAGATGCTGGATTAAATAGAGTTAATGTGAGCTTAGATACTTTAAATCCTGAATTATATAAAAAAATTACAAAATTTGAAGATGTTGAGAGAGTAATAAATGGGATAAAGAAAGCAATAGATGTTGGATTAACTCCATTAAAGGTCAATTTTTTAGCTATGAGTTTGAATATTAAAGATTTACAAAATATTATGGAATTCTGCAGAGATGTTGGGGCTATTTTACAAATTATTGAGTTTATTCCCTTAAAAGAGACACTTAAAAAATATTATTATGACATCTCCTCAATAGAAAATGAAATTAAAGAAAAAGCTGATAAAGTTATTACAAGAAAATTCATGCAGAATAGGAAAAAATACATTGTCGATGGATTAGAAATTGAGTTTGTAAGACCTATGGACAATAGTGAGTTTTGCATGCACTGCACAAGGATAAGATTAACTTATGACGGCTACTTAAAGCCATGTTTGTTGAGGGATGACAACTTAGTTGATATATTAACTCCATTAAGAAAAGGTGAAAACTTAGAGTCGTATTTTGTTGAATGTATAAATAGAAGAGAACCATATTTTAAATTGTAG
- a CDS encoding SPFH domain-containing protein encodes MFWFWLLLGIIALFIIVKAIVIVNQYEGGLIFRLGRVIGRLKPGINIIIPFLDVPVKVDMRTRVTDIPPQEMITKDNAVVKVDAVVYYRVIDVEKAILEVENYEYAIINLAQTTLRAIIGSMELDEVLNKREYINSKLLEILDRETDAWGVRIEKVEVKEIDPPEDIKNAMAQQMKAERLKRAAILEAEGEKQSRILRAQGIAESLRIEAEGQAKAIQIVAEAARQYFKDEAQLYKALEVANNVLKDNAKYVISENVLDVVKNFIKKDKSA; translated from the coding sequence ATGTTTTGGTTTTGGCTATTATTGGGAATTATAGCATTGTTTATAATTGTTAAAGCAATAGTTATTGTCAATCAATATGAAGGAGGGTTAATTTTTAGATTGGGTAGGGTTATTGGGAGATTAAAGCCAGGAATAAATATAATTATTCCATTCTTAGATGTGCCTGTTAAGGTTGATATGAGGACGAGAGTTACTGACATTCCACCACAAGAAATGATTACAAAGGATAATGCAGTTGTAAAAGTAGATGCAGTTGTTTATTATAGAGTTATAGACGTTGAAAAGGCTATTTTAGAAGTAGAGAATTATGAATATGCCATAATAAACTTAGCACAAACAACATTAAGGGCTATAATTGGTAGTATGGAATTGGATGAGGTTTTAAATAAAAGAGAGTATATAAACTCAAAGTTATTAGAAATTTTGGACAGAGAAACAGATGCTTGGGGAGTTAGGATTGAAAAGGTTGAAGTTAAAGAAATAGACCCGCCAGAAGATATTAAAAATGCAATGGCTCAGCAGATGAAAGCAGAGAGATTAAAAAGAGCCGCTATATTGGAGGCAGAGGGAGAGAAGCAGAGTAGGATATTGAGAGCTCAAGGTATTGCTGAGAGTTTGAGAATTGAGGCAGAGGGGCAAGCAAAGGCAATACAAATAGTGGCAGAAGCGGCAAGACAATACTTTAAAGATGAAGCTCAATTGTATAAGGCTTTAGAAGTGGCTAATAATGTGTTAAAAGATAATGCAAAATACGTTATCTCAGAAAATGTATTGGATGTTGTTAAAAATTTCATTAAAAAGGATAAATCAGCTTAG
- the larE gene encoding ATP-dependent sacrificial sulfur transferase LarE: MVFLEKLKKLKNNLKEKFENKKVIIAYSGGIDSLLLSILLSEITETLCVFIKTPYISAWSLNNAILNAKKYNLNLKVIKVDKIIENVPERCYLCKKMFFEILTKEKEKYNYDVVVDGTHYDDLFEDRPGLKAKEEFNIVSPFADFKIGKKDILEIAKELNINIPPKETCLLTRFEFNREISIEYLKKIERLEEFLRNYVKGAIRVRDYKNLAVIEIEDDLNNIINKKEEIIKKFKDYGFKKVCINLEEYKGY, encoded by the coding sequence GTGGTATTTTTGGAAAAACTAAAGAAATTGAAAAATAATCTTAAAGAAAAATTTGAAAATAAAAAAGTTATTATTGCTTATTCTGGTGGGATAGACAGTTTGCTTTTATCCATACTACTATCAGAGATTACTGAAACTTTATGTGTTTTTATAAAAACCCCTTACATTTCAGCATGGTCTTTAAATAATGCAATTCTCAATGCAAAAAAATATAACCTAAATTTAAAAGTTATTAAAGTTGATAAGATTATTGAAAATGTTCCAGAGAGATGTTATTTGTGCAAAAAAATGTTTTTTGAAATCTTAACTAAAGAGAAAGAAAAATATAATTACGATGTTGTTGTTGATGGAACCCATTATGATGATTTATTTGAAGATAGGCCTGGATTAAAAGCTAAAGAAGAATTTAATATAGTTTCTCCATTTGCAGATTTTAAGATTGGTAAAAAAGATATCTTAGAGATAGCTAAAGAGCTAAATATAAATATTCCTCCAAAAGAAACGTGTTTATTAACAAGATTTGAGTTCAATAGAGAAATTTCAATAGAATATTTAAAGAAGATAGAAAGATTAGAAGAATTTTTAAGAAATTATGTAAAAGGGGCTATAAGGGTTAGAGATTATAAAAATTTGGCTGTTATTGAGATTGAAGATGATTTAAATAATATAATTAACAAAAAAGAAGAAATTATCAAAAAATTTAAAGATTATGGATTTAAAAAGGTTTGTATAAATTTAGAAGAGTATAAAGGTTATTGA